A portion of the Manihot esculenta cultivar AM560-2 chromosome 2, M.esculenta_v8, whole genome shotgun sequence genome contains these proteins:
- the LOC110603424 gene encoding uncharacterized protein C9orf85 homolog, whose protein sequence is MSKRQGPPKHQNQYAWKPNAGHKINETEVGGKLRPLSEITGVCTRCKDQIDWKRRYGKYKPLSEPAKCQRCSKRAVRQAYHNLCSACAKEQNVCAKCCCRVNQIIGRDSAEVEAEQKMLEEAIKNARERDRRTLLRAMNKGKIKSSEKNVTNEGNKVGDLFPSASLEEYAAKSRGLNRDLNGHNDLDHSGEEEEEEDDDDGETGEAQDVDKIKDEDECKGEDG, encoded by the exons ATGAGCAAGAGGCAAGGTCCGCCGAAGCACCAAAACCAGTACGCATGGAAGCCCAACGCCGGCCACAAAATCAACGAAACG GAAGTTGGAGGGAAGCTCAGACCATTATCGGAGATCACTGGGGTGTGCACTCGCTGTAAAGATCAGATAGATTGGAAACGCCGTTACGGGAAATACAAGCCGCTTTCTGAGCCTGCCAAATG TCAACGATGCTCGAAACGTGCAGTCCGTCAAGCTTACCATAATTTATGTTCTG CTTGTGCGAAGGAGCAAAATGTTTGCGCAAAGTGTTGTTGCCGCGTCAACCAGATAATCGGAAG AGACTCTGCTGAAGTTGAAGCTGAGCAAAAGATGCTTGAGGAG GCTATTAAGAATGCTAGAGAAAGGGATCGAAGGACTCTCCTACGTGCT ATGAACAAAGGTAAAATAAAGAGTTCAGAAAAAAATGTAACAAATGAAGGGAACAAGGTCGGGGATTTGTTTCCCTCTGCATCACTTGAAGAATATGCAGCGAAAAGCAGAGGACTTAATCGTGATCTTAATGGTCATAATGATCTTGATCATAgtggtgaagaagaagaagaggaagatgatgatgatggtgaGACCGGTGAAGCTCAAGATGTTGATAAAATTAAAGATGAAGATGAGTGCAAAGGTGAAGATGGGTAG
- the LOC110604198 gene encoding solute carrier family 25 member 44 isoform X2, translating to MDASNARVHSFSQTEINWDKLDKTKFYVVGAGIFTGITVALYPVSVVKTRLQVATKDTVERNAFSVVRGILKTDGIPGLYRGFGTVITGAIPARIIFLTALETTKVAAFKMVEPFKLSEPVQAAAANGIAGMTASLFSQAVFVPIDVVSQKLMVQGYSGHAKYNGGLDVARKIIKSDGVRGLYRGFGLSVMTYSPSSAVWWASYGSSQRVIWSLLGHGTDRKGTTPSQLTIMLVQGTGGIIAGATASCVTTPLDTIKTRLQVMGQERKSSARQVVKNLIKDDGWGGLYRGFGPRFFSMSAWGTSMILAYEYLRALLDTLDRLSASLSKDTAMRRT from the exons ATGGACGCATCTAATGCCCGGGTTCACTCATTTTCCCAGACCGAGATTAATTGGGACAA GCTTGATAAGACTAAGTTTTATGTTGTTGGGGCTGGTATCTTTACTGGGATTACAGTGGCTTTGTATCCAGTTTCTGTTGTAAAAACCAGGCTTCAGGTGGCTACAAAGGATACTGTTGAAAGAAATGCATTTTCTGTTGTCAGAGGTATACTGAAAACAGATGGGATTCCTGGTCTCTACAGAGGCTTTGGTACTGTCATTACTGGTGCAATTCCTGCTAGGATTATTTTTCTTACTGCATTGGAGACCACAAAAGTGGCAGCTTTCAAGATGGTTGAACCATTTAAGCTATCTGAGCCTGTGCAAGCAGCTGCAGCAAATGGTATTGCTGGCATGACAGCATCCCTTTTTTCTCAAGCTGTGTTTGTGCCAATTGATGTG GTTAGCCAAAAGCTGATGGTACAAGGATATTCTGGCCATGCAAAATATAATGGGGGTCTGGATGTTGCTAGGAAAATTATTAAATCTGATGGTGTCAGAGGATTATACAGGGGGTTTGGTCTATCTGTTATGACTTATTCTCCATCTAGTGCAGTATGGTGGGCAAGTTATGGTTCAAGTCAACGTGTCATTTGGAG CCTCTTGGGCCATGGTACTGACCGTAAGGGAACCACTCCTAGCCAGTTGACGATAATGTTAGTTCAGGGTACTGGAGGAATTATTGCAGGAGCAACAGCATCTTGTGTTACAACCCCATTGGATACTATCAAGACTCGCTTACAG GTGATGGGACAAGAAAGGAAAAGCTCTGCAAGACAAGTTGTTAAGAACTTGATTAAGGATGATGGTTGGGGAGGTTTATATAGAGGGTTTGGTCCGAGATTTTTCAGCATGTCAGCATGGGGAACGTCAATGATATTAGCCTATGAATATTTGA GAGCATTGCTGGACACACTTGATAGGCTATCAGCAAGCTTGTCCAAGGACACAGCTATGCGAAGAACCTGA
- the LOC110604198 gene encoding solute carrier family 25 member 44 isoform X3: MDASNARVHSFSQTEINWDKLDKTKFYVVGAGIFTGITVALYPVSVVKTRLQVATKDTVERNAFSVVRGILKTDGIPGLYRGFGTVITGAIPARIIFLTALETTKVAAFKMVEPFKLSEPVQAAAANGIAGMTASLFSQAVFVPIDVVSQKLMVQGYSGHAKYNGGLDVARKIIKSDGVRGLYRGFGLSVMTYSPSSAVWWASYGSSQRVIWSLLGHGTDRKGTTPSQLTIMLVQGTGGIIAGATASCVTTPLDTIKTRLQVMGQERKSSARQVVKNLIKDDGWGGLYRGFGPRFFSMSAWGTSMILAYEYLKRLCAKDA; encoded by the exons ATGGACGCATCTAATGCCCGGGTTCACTCATTTTCCCAGACCGAGATTAATTGGGACAA GCTTGATAAGACTAAGTTTTATGTTGTTGGGGCTGGTATCTTTACTGGGATTACAGTGGCTTTGTATCCAGTTTCTGTTGTAAAAACCAGGCTTCAGGTGGCTACAAAGGATACTGTTGAAAGAAATGCATTTTCTGTTGTCAGAGGTATACTGAAAACAGATGGGATTCCTGGTCTCTACAGAGGCTTTGGTACTGTCATTACTGGTGCAATTCCTGCTAGGATTATTTTTCTTACTGCATTGGAGACCACAAAAGTGGCAGCTTTCAAGATGGTTGAACCATTTAAGCTATCTGAGCCTGTGCAAGCAGCTGCAGCAAATGGTATTGCTGGCATGACAGCATCCCTTTTTTCTCAAGCTGTGTTTGTGCCAATTGATGTG GTTAGCCAAAAGCTGATGGTACAAGGATATTCTGGCCATGCAAAATATAATGGGGGTCTGGATGTTGCTAGGAAAATTATTAAATCTGATGGTGTCAGAGGATTATACAGGGGGTTTGGTCTATCTGTTATGACTTATTCTCCATCTAGTGCAGTATGGTGGGCAAGTTATGGTTCAAGTCAACGTGTCATTTGGAG CCTCTTGGGCCATGGTACTGACCGTAAGGGAACCACTCCTAGCCAGTTGACGATAATGTTAGTTCAGGGTACTGGAGGAATTATTGCAGGAGCAACAGCATCTTGTGTTACAACCCCATTGGATACTATCAAGACTCGCTTACAG GTGATGGGACAAGAAAGGAAAAGCTCTGCAAGACAAGTTGTTAAGAACTTGATTAAGGATGATGGTTGGGGAGGTTTATATAGAGGGTTTGGTCCGAGATTTTTCAGCATGTCAGCATGGGGAACGTCAATGATATTAGCCTATGAATATTTGA AGCGATTATGTGCAAAAGATGCATAG
- the LOC110604198 gene encoding solute carrier family 25 member 44 isoform X1 produces MDASNARVHSFSQTEINWDKLDKTKFYVVGAGIFTGITVALYPVSVVKTRLQVATKDTVERNAFSVVRGILKTDGIPGLYRGFGTVITGAIPARIIFLTALETTKVAAFKMVEPFKLSEPVQAAAANGIAGMTASLFSQAVFVPIDVVSQKLMVQGYSGHAKYNGGLDVARKIIKSDGVRGLYRGFGLSVMTYSPSSAVWWASYGSSQRVIWSLLGHGTDRKGTTPSQLTIMLVQGTGGIIAGATASCVTTPLDTIKTRLQVMGQERKSSARQVVKNLIKDDGWGGLYRGFGPRFFSMSAWGTSMILAYEYLNLDINHFSEMVLWKKNHCKILVLWFMTTLSAWLVALVVKNSTYLLHRNLGSLKYEVIYI; encoded by the exons ATGGACGCATCTAATGCCCGGGTTCACTCATTTTCCCAGACCGAGATTAATTGGGACAA GCTTGATAAGACTAAGTTTTATGTTGTTGGGGCTGGTATCTTTACTGGGATTACAGTGGCTTTGTATCCAGTTTCTGTTGTAAAAACCAGGCTTCAGGTGGCTACAAAGGATACTGTTGAAAGAAATGCATTTTCTGTTGTCAGAGGTATACTGAAAACAGATGGGATTCCTGGTCTCTACAGAGGCTTTGGTACTGTCATTACTGGTGCAATTCCTGCTAGGATTATTTTTCTTACTGCATTGGAGACCACAAAAGTGGCAGCTTTCAAGATGGTTGAACCATTTAAGCTATCTGAGCCTGTGCAAGCAGCTGCAGCAAATGGTATTGCTGGCATGACAGCATCCCTTTTTTCTCAAGCTGTGTTTGTGCCAATTGATGTG GTTAGCCAAAAGCTGATGGTACAAGGATATTCTGGCCATGCAAAATATAATGGGGGTCTGGATGTTGCTAGGAAAATTATTAAATCTGATGGTGTCAGAGGATTATACAGGGGGTTTGGTCTATCTGTTATGACTTATTCTCCATCTAGTGCAGTATGGTGGGCAAGTTATGGTTCAAGTCAACGTGTCATTTGGAG CCTCTTGGGCCATGGTACTGACCGTAAGGGAACCACTCCTAGCCAGTTGACGATAATGTTAGTTCAGGGTACTGGAGGAATTATTGCAGGAGCAACAGCATCTTGTGTTACAACCCCATTGGATACTATCAAGACTCGCTTACAG GTGATGGGACAAGAAAGGAAAAGCTCTGCAAGACAAGTTGTTAAGAACTTGATTAAGGATGATGGTTGGGGAGGTTTATATAGAGGGTTTGGTCCGAGATTTTTCAGCATGTCAGCATGGGGAACGTCAATGATATTAGCCTATGAATATTTGA ATTTGGATATCAATCATTTTTCGGAAATGGTACTGTGGAAGAAAAATCATTGTAAAATTTTGGTTCTCTGGTTCATGACAACGTTGTCTGCGTGGCTAGTAGCATTGGTAGTGAAGAACTCAACTTATTTACTGCATAGGAACCTCGGTTCCCTAAAGTACGAAGTAATTTACATTTGA
- the LOC110606994 gene encoding receptor-like protein kinase FERONIA, with amino-acid sequence MLIITILLRLLPLLDFIFVTTLAQNPPPYTPSDLILINCGASSDDASGDGRRWNGDAHSKFCPFNSQTSPASEASQQDQSIDRVPYMTARIIHSKLTCTFPVLPGTKFIRLYFYPDAYSGLSTSASFFTVTANDYTLLSNFSAYLAVSAKTQAGPYLFKEFIVTVWEDQELKLTFNPSLNSFAFINGIEIVSAPDGLYTRDMDNPYTLVNSNIFFQLDNTTSLETVIRLNVGGQDVNDTGMFRTWRDDSEYIFGGSGLVHKWRDDVTIKYTKDTPAYSAPPNVYITKRSMGPEPLINLNYNLTWHFPVDSGFNYLVRLHFCETEDVITGIDQRVFFIFINNMTAEEEADVFFWSGGRDIPVHKDYVVAVPKGSPSNQDLWLALHPNMHSNPTCADAILNGLEIFKLNNSDGNLAGPNPERLTVPAPPEQHPMLVGRTKRKEPSHVVVIVGSVVSVLFAITLILCFSVYRPKSKAKDKSSMLLFSYTSSSATIALSLPTDICRKFTIAEIRASTRNFDDQTVIGSGGFGTVYKGYIDSGSIPVAIKRLASYSKQGIREFHTEIEMLSKLRHLHLVSLIGYCDDQGEMILIYEYIPHGNLQNHLYKTKNPPLPWKQRLQICIGAARGLHYLHTGAKHCIIHRDVKSSNILLDKNWVAKVSDFGLSKTGPTGEDQTHVSTVVRGSFGYLDPEYYRRQQLTEKSDVYSFGVVLFEVLCARPPVISHLPKEEVILVDWARKCYRRGGLDQIIDPQLKGDIAAVSLNKFGEIADCCLKDKAIERPTMGDVVWSLEFALQLQETAEKIDNAGDVVSESQIGSLVTQEETTTNDDELFTHSGGPVSGSRSTVSIGRSK; translated from the coding sequence ATGCTGATCATCACCATCCTTCTCCGCCTGCTTCCTCTCCTCGATTTCATCTTCGTAACCACATTAGCACAAAATCCTCCACCTTACACTCCTTCTGATTTGATACTCATCAACTGTGGTGCGTCATCTGATGATGCATCAGGAGATGGCAGGCGTTGGAATGGTGATGCTCATTCTAAGTTCTGCCCCTTCAACTCACAAACATCTCCAGCTTCTGAAGCCTCTCAACAAGATCAGTCCATCGACCGCGTACCCTATATGACAGCCAGAATAATTCATTCCAAACTCACCTGCACTTTCCCTGTCTTGCCTGGTACAAAATTTATCCGTCTCTACTTCTATCCGGATGCATACTCAGGTCTCAGCACGTCGGCGTCTTTCTTCACCGTCACTGCAAATGATTATACTCTACTTAGCAACTTCAGTGCATATCTGGCTGTTTCTGCTAAAACCCAAGCAGGTCCCTACCTCTTCAAGGAATTCATAGTCACTGTGTGGGAAGATCAAGAGCTTAAATTGACATTTAATCCGTCTCTAAACTCCTTTGCCTTCATTAATGGCATAGAAATAGTTTCTGCACCAGATGGCCTCTATACAAGGGATATGGATAATCCTTATACACTtgtaaattcaaatattttctttcagttAGATAACACCACCTCTCTGGAAACTGTTATCAGGCTAAATGTTGGAGGTCAAGACGTAAATGATACAGGGATGTTTCGGACATGGCGTGATGATTCCGAATACATCTTTGGTGGATCTGGGCTTGTTCATAAGTGGCGTGATGATGTGACGATAAAGTACACCAAGGATACTCCCGCATACTCTGCACCACCTAATGTTTACATTACTAAACGCTCCATGGGTCCTGAACCTCTCATTAATCTGAATTACAACCTCACTTGGCACTTCCCTGTTGATTCCGGGTTCAATTACCTTGTCAGGCTACATTTCTGTGAGACTGAGGATGTTATTACTGGTATAGACCAACGGGTGTTTttcatattcatcaataatatgacAGCTGAAGAAGAAGCTGATGTATTTTTCTGGAGCGGCGGTAGGGATATTCCGGTACATAAAGACTATGTCGTTGCGGTCCCGAAGGGAAGCCCCAGCAACCAGGATTTATGGCTCGCTCTACATCCCAATATGCATTCAAATCCTACATGTGCTGATGCTATCTTGAACGGTCTAGAGATATTCAAGCTTAACAATTCAGATGGTAATCTCGCTGGACCAAACCCTGAACGACTGACCGTCCCTGCACCGCCAGAGCAGCACCCAATGTTGGTGGGGAGGACGAAGAGGAAAGAGCCATCTCATGTTGTGGTTATTGTCGGATCTGTAGTAAGTGTGCTATTTGCTATCACTCTAATCTTATGTTTCTCTGTCTACCGACCAAAATCGAAAGCCAAGGACAAGTCTTCCATGCTCCTATTCTCTTACACATCTAGCTCTGCCACAATTGCTCTGTCACTGCCTACTGATATTTGTCGCAAATTCACGATAGCCGAGATCAGAGCATCTACCAGAAATTTTGATGATCAAACTGTTATTGGTTCAGGGGGATTTGGTACTGTGTACAAAGGCTACATTGATAGTGGATCCATTCCAGTTGCGATAAAACGACTAGCTTCATATTCGAAGCAGGGGATTCGCGAGTTCCACACAGAGATCGAAATGTTGTCCAAGCTCCGCCACCTTCATCTTGTGTCTTTGATTGGATACTGTGATGATCAAGGTGAGATGATACTTATATACGAGTACATACCGCATGGCAACCTTCAAAATCATCTGTACAAAACAAAGAACCCTCCTCTCCCATGGAAGCAAAGACTACAGATATGTATTGGTGCGGCGAGAGGGTTGCACTATCTTCATACGGGTGCAAAGCATTGCATCATCCACCGTGATGTGAAGTCTTCAAACATACTATTAGACAAGAATTGGGTTGCCAAGGTTTCGGATTTTGGCTTGTCAAAAACAGGTCCCACTGGTGAAGACCAAACACATGTCAGCACTGTTGTTAGAGGTAGTTTTGGGTATCTTGATCCAGAATACTATCGCAGGCAACAGCTTACTGAGAAATCAGATGTGTACTCATTTGGGGTGGTGTTGTTTGAAGTACTATGCGCCCGGCCACCAGTGATCTCACACCTACCAAAAGAAGAAGTGATTTTGGTTGACTGGGCACGAAAATGTTACCGCAGAGGAGGCCTTGATCAGATTATTGACCCACAGTTGAAGGGTGATATAGCAGCTGTCTCTTTAAACAAGTTCGGAGAGATTGCTGATTGTTGCTTGAAAGATAAAGCAATTGAAAGACCAACGATGGGTGATGTGGTATGGAGCCTTGAATTTGCCTTGCAGCTTCAAGAAACCGCTGAGAAAATTGATAATGCGGGTGATGTTGTGAGTGAGAGCCAGATAGGGTCATTAGTAACACAAGAAGAGACTACCACTAACGATGATGAGCTATTCACACATTCAGGTGGACCAGTATCAGGTTCAAGGAGCACAGTTAGCATTGGTAGGAGTAAATGA
- the LOC110609026 gene encoding receptor-like protein kinase FERONIA, which translates to MSFGDHPWIYLFVLLHLIPSITGFRPYNPQDLILLDCGASSSTISLDGRSWDGDDHSKFHASSPATSSAFTASQQNPSVTQVPYMTARIFHSNFTYTFPVLPGLKFVRLYFYPAAYSNLDISKSFFSLIANNYTLLQNFSASLTISAVKPSIAYFVKEYIVPVRENRINLTFSPSPSSFAFINGIEIVSMPNDLYAKSNDKPLFYVGIDDNPFYWDNTTALEKFYRLNVGGQYISGVNDTGMYRTWLQDTNYIFAALSASTVVTPPDDIQIKYSAETPAYTAPAEVYSTMRLMGRDQRVNQNYNLTWYFPVDAGFNYLVRLHFCQFLREVTISNQVIFSIFINNHTAEAVADVILWAGGNSIPVYKDYVVWIPDDGSQSKQYLWLALHPYMEQNPEHADAFLNGLEIFKLNNSGGSLAGSNPEPVSASPEQHPMPKIMKHKRPSQVMVVLGVVFGGIFAVSSILCFVHQRKRKLRECGTSKHESSWFSLSYASSSATNTIALSLPTDLCRKFTIAEIRASTRNFDNENAIGYGGFGTVYKGYIETGSIPVAIKRLDSSSRQGILEFQAEIEMLSRLRHVHLVSLIGFCDDQGDMILVYEFMENGNLRDHLYKTKNPPLQWKQRLQICIGAARGLHYLHTGGKHIIIHRDVKSSNILLDGNWKAKVSDFGMSRTGPTSESQTHVSTIVKGTFGYLDPEYYRRQQLTEKSDVYSFGVVLLEVLCARAPIISSLPKEQVNLVQWARDCYLAGTLDQIIDPQLKSDVAPASLNKFGEIAESCVRDKAIERPTMGDVVWSLEFALQLQETAEKNVHSGNILSDSQKSSFVEEVITKDDDDEAFTSSSAQISVLSSTVDTGERSSTNYRWI; encoded by the coding sequence ATGTCTTTTGGAGATCATCCATGGATATATCTATTCGTGCTCCTCCATCTTATCCCTTCAATCACTGGCTTTCGACCATACAATCCTCAAGACCTTATTCTGCTTGATTGTGGTGCATCATCTAGCACCATATCACTGGATGGACGCAGTTGGGATGGTGATGACCATTCCAAATTTCATGCTTCTAGCCCGGCAACATCTTCTGCTTTTACTGCTTCCCAACAAAACCCATCTGTAACCCAAGTCCCTTACATGACAGCCCGTATTTTTCATTCGAATTTCACCTACACCTTTCCCGTCTTGCCTGGCTTAAAGTTCGTTCGTCTCTACTTTTATCCAGCTGCTTACTCCAATCTTGACATCTCCAAAtccttcttttctcttatcgcCAACAATTACACTCTCTTACAGAACTTCAGTGCCTCTCTCACCATTTCTGCTGTGAAACCTTCTATCGCCTATTTCGTCAAAGAGTACATCGTTCCCGTGCGGGAAAACCGAATTAACCTAAcattctctccatctccaagttcTTTTGCCTTCATAAATGGCATTGAGATAGTTTCCATGCCAAATGATCTCTACGCCAAAAGCAACGATAAGCCGCTTTTCTATGTGGGTATCGATGACAATCCTTTTTATTGGGATAACACCACTGCCCTTGAGAAATTTTATCGGTTGAACGTTGGAGGGCAATATATCAGCGGCGTAAATGATACTGGAATGTACAGGACTTGGCTTCAAGatacaaattatatttttgCAGCTCTGTCTGCGTCAACAGTAGTTACACCTCCAGATGATATCCAAATAAAGTATTCAGCGGAGACACCGGCGTACACTGCACCTGCAGAGGTATATAGTACTATGCGTCTGATGGGTCGGGACCAACGCGTTAACCAGAATTACAATCTCACATGGTACTTTCCAGTTGATGCTGGTTTCAACTATCTTGTTAGGCTGCACTTTTGTCAGTTTCTGCGGGAGGTTACAATCTCTAATCAAGTGATTTTCTCCATATTCATCAACAATCACACAGCTGAAGCTGTTGCAGATGTAATCTTGTGGGCAGGCGGTAACAGTATTCCGGTGTACAAAGACTATGTCGTGTGGATCCCAGATGATGGCAGCCAAAGCAAGCAGTATCTGTGGCTCGCTTTACACCCATATATGGAACAAAATCCCGAACATGCTGATGCATTCTTGAACGGTTTAGAGATTTTCAAGTTGAACAATTCAGGCGGTAGTTTGGCAGGATCCAATCCTGAACCAGTGTCTGCATCACCAGAACAGCATCCAATGCCGAAGATAATGAAACACAAAAGACCGTCACAGGTAATGGTCGTTCTTGGTGTTGTCTTTGGCGGAATATTTGCAGTCTCTTCAATTCTTTGCTTTGTGCACCAAAGAAAAAGGAAGTTGAGAGAATGTGGTACTAGCAAGCACGAGTCTTCCTGGTTCTCACTCAGTTACGCTTCTAGCTCTGCCAcaaatacaattgctttatcaTTGCCAACTGATCTTTGTCGTAAATTTACGATTGCTGAGATCAGAGCATCTACAAGAAATTTTGACAATGAAAATGCTATTGGTTACGGTGGATTTGGTACAGTGTACAAAGGATACATTGAAACTGGTTCCATTCCAGTTGCAATCAAACGGCTAgattcatcatcaagacaggggATACTAGAGTTCCAGGCAGAGATTGAGATGTTGTCCAGGCTTCGCCACGTTCATCTCGTCTCTTTGATTGGATTCTGCGATGATCAAGGTGATATGATCCTCGTATACGAGTTCATGGAAAATGGGAACCTTCGAGATCATCTCTACAAAACCAAGAATCCTCCACTCCAGTGGAAGCAAAGACTACAAATATGCATTGGTGCTGCACGAGGGTTGCATTATCTTCACACAGGTGGAAAGCACATCATCATCCACCGTGATGTCAAATCATCAAACATCCTATTGGATGGTAATTGGAAGGCTAAAGTTTCGGATTTTGGAATGTCGAGGACAGGTCCCACTAGTGAATCTCAAACTCACGTCAGCACAATTGTTAAAGGTACCTTTGGGTATCTTGATCCAGAATACTATCGCAGGCAACAGCTCACAGAGAAATCTGATGTGTACTCTTTTGGGGTGGTGTTGTTGGAAGTCCTATGCGCCAGGGCACCGATCATCTCATCCCTGCCTAAAGAACAGGTGAACTTGGTTCAGTGGGCACGAGATTGTTATTTAGCAGGTACCCTTGATCAGATAATTGACCCACAGTTGAAGAGTGATGTTGCACCTGCCTCTTTGAACAAGTTTGGGGAGATAGCTGAGAGTTGCGTGCGTGATAAAGCGATTGAGCGGCCAACAATGGGGGACGTGGTTTGGAGCCTTGAATTTGCGTTGCAGCTCCAAGAAACTGCGGAGAAAAATGTTCATTCCGGGAATATCCTCAGTGATAGCCAGAAAAGCTCATTTGTGGAAGAGGTGATCACCAAAGATGATGATGACGAGGCATTTACATCTTCAAGTGCACAAATATCAGTTTTAAGTAGCACCGTTGATACCGGAGAAAGGAGCTCTACAAACTACCGGTGGATTTAG